The Lutibacter profundi genome includes a region encoding these proteins:
- the mrdA gene encoding penicillin-binding protein 2, with translation MKRTGLLSFIIIFIGIIYILRLFYLQLLDNSYTISALNNSAVKITYNYPERGYIYDRNGVLLVANQHSYNIMVIPREVKPLDTLEFCSLLKITKNDFIKKMNKARNYSTRIPSIFLAELSKNDFAYLQEKMYKFEGFYIQKRSLREYPINSAPNVLGYISEVNERMIRKNPYYQLGELIGTAGVEKTYEAYLRGTKGVKYIQRNRYNKEIGPYKNGVYDTLPIPGKDLTLTIDSKLQQYGEALIANKRGGVVAIEPSTGEILAMVSSPTYNPNLMVGRERSKNFTKLYLDTINKPLLDRGLQAQYPPGSPFKIISALAALQEHVLDTNTTFRCFGGYRYGSRKEAFMKCHCGTHGSPVNLNKAIYRSCNSYFSNAYRKVIEKYPTPFEGMSVWSKHAKSFGLGNFLNNDLSVGQKGLIPDGNYYNRYYPNGKWRAVTTISNAIGQGEILTTPIQLANMTAAIANRGFYFTPHIVKKIKGEKLDEKFTKPKYTTIDKQYFNPVIEGLFDVFENPNGTARSSRVKGIEICGKTGTSQNSHGQDHSVFIAFAPKDNPKIAIAVFIENGYWGSRWAGPIASLMIEKYLTGKITKPWVETRMLNGSLQEEYNKQLIENTTIEN, from the coding sequence ATGAAAAGAACTGGTTTATTGTCTTTTATAATTATTTTTATTGGAATAATTTATATTTTGCGTCTTTTTTATTTACAACTATTAGACAACTCATATACTATTTCTGCACTAAACAATTCGGCAGTTAAAATTACTTATAATTATCCTGAAAGAGGTTATATTTATGACCGAAATGGTGTTTTGCTAGTTGCAAATCAACATTCTTATAACATTATGGTTATACCAAGAGAAGTTAAACCTCTTGACACCCTAGAGTTTTGTTCTTTATTGAAAATTACTAAAAATGATTTTATAAAAAAAATGAATAAAGCCAGGAACTACTCAACGAGAATTCCTTCAATTTTTTTAGCTGAACTTTCTAAAAATGATTTTGCTTATTTACAGGAAAAAATGTACAAATTTGAAGGGTTTTATATTCAAAAAAGATCTTTAAGAGAATACCCTATAAATTCTGCTCCAAATGTATTAGGTTATATTAGTGAAGTAAATGAACGTATGATTCGTAAAAACCCATATTACCAATTAGGTGAATTAATAGGAACTGCTGGTGTAGAAAAAACCTATGAAGCATATTTACGCGGAACAAAAGGGGTGAAATATATACAACGCAATAGGTACAACAAAGAAATAGGACCGTACAAAAATGGAGTTTATGACACACTACCTATCCCCGGAAAAGATTTAACATTAACAATAGACTCTAAATTACAACAGTACGGAGAAGCTCTAATAGCAAATAAACGTGGAGGAGTTGTTGCTATAGAACCATCAACCGGAGAAATATTAGCAATGGTTTCCTCTCCAACTTATAATCCTAATTTAATGGTTGGCAGAGAGCGTTCAAAAAACTTTACAAAACTTTATTTAGACACCATAAATAAGCCACTACTAGACAGAGGTTTACAAGCTCAATACCCTCCAGGATCACCCTTTAAAATTATTTCAGCATTAGCAGCATTACAGGAGCACGTTTTAGATACTAATACTACCTTTAGATGTTTTGGAGGATATAGATACGGATCTAGAAAAGAAGCATTTATGAAATGTCATTGTGGAACACATGGAAGTCCTGTTAATTTAAATAAAGCAATATACCGCTCCTGTAATAGTTATTTTTCTAATGCCTATCGAAAAGTTATAGAAAAATACCCTACTCCTTTCGAAGGAATGAGTGTTTGGAGTAAACATGCAAAAAGTTTTGGCTTGGGGAATTTTCTAAATAATGATTTATCTGTTGGGCAAAAAGGGTTGATTCCAGATGGGAATTACTACAATAGGTATTATCCAAATGGAAAATGGAGAGCTGTTACAACAATATCTAATGCCATTGGCCAAGGTGAAATATTAACTACACCCATTCAACTAGCAAATATGACAGCTGCTATCGCCAATAGAGGTTTCTATTTCACACCACATATAGTTAAAAAAATCAAAGGAGAAAAACTAGACGAAAAATTTACCAAACCAAAATATACAACAATTGACAAACAATATTTTAATCCTGTAATTGAAGGCTTATTTGACGTATTTGAGAATCCTAATGGTACTGCAAGATCATCTAGAGTTAAAGGTATTGAAATTTGTGGTAAAACAGGAACATCTCAAAATTCACATGGTCAAGATCATTCTGTTTTTATTGCATTTGCACCAAAAGACAACCCTAAAATTGCCATTGCTGTATTTATTGAAAATGGATATTGGGGTTCAAGATGGGCTGGCCCAATTGCTAGTTTAATGATTGAGAAATATTTAACGGGTAAAATTACAAAGCCTTGGGTAGAAACGAGAATGTTAAATGGAAGTTTACAAGAAGAATACAATAAACAATTAATAGAAAATACAACCATTGAGAATTAA
- the rodA gene encoding rod shape-determining protein RodA, with translation MRIKKNNIFYGIDWSLILFYFILIFLGWINIYAATITDNHLSLINFSTEYGKQLIWIILSFPIILLILMFDAKFYERYASIIYLSSLVLLIGLFVFGKNINGATSWYNLGGFSLQPSEFAKAATALAIAKLVSDKQFNLKKWNTQLQASLILFFPAFLIVLQPDPGSAIVYTAFLFVLYREGLPIYYITGGFTLVILFIITLFFGYLNTIIGVTIFFIIILIYFYRQKALKKGWIKVLSIYLISIFFIFSVDFVFNHVFEQRHRNRFNILLGKTQDIKSIGYNTNQSVITIASGGLTGKGFLEGERTQGDFVPEQQTDYIFTIVGEEWGFLGSVFVILIFIFFILRIIHVAERQKSKFSRVYGYSIAAIFFTHFAINIGMVIGLLPTIGIPLPFFSYGGSALWGFTVLLFIFIRLDANRSYEW, from the coding sequence TTGAGAATTAAAAAAAACAATATCTTTTATGGAATTGATTGGTCTCTAATCCTCTTCTACTTCATTTTAATTTTTTTGGGGTGGATTAATATTTATGCTGCCACTATTACAGATAATCATCTCAGTCTAATAAACTTCTCTACTGAATATGGTAAACAACTTATTTGGATTATCTTAAGTTTTCCTATAATTCTTTTAATATTAATGTTTGATGCAAAATTTTATGAAAGATATGCTTCTATTATTTATCTCAGTAGTTTAGTATTATTAATAGGACTTTTTGTTTTTGGGAAAAATATTAACGGTGCCACTTCCTGGTATAATCTTGGTGGGTTTAGCCTTCAACCTTCAGAATTTGCAAAAGCTGCAACCGCATTAGCCATAGCTAAATTAGTAAGTGATAAACAGTTTAATTTAAAAAAATGGAACACTCAATTACAGGCATCACTTATTTTATTTTTCCCTGCTTTTTTAATTGTTCTTCAACCAGACCCAGGGTCAGCGATAGTCTATACAGCTTTTCTTTTTGTTTTATATAGAGAAGGATTGCCTATTTATTATATTACTGGAGGGTTTACGCTCGTGATTTTATTTATAATAACACTCTTTTTTGGCTATTTAAATACTATTATAGGAGTAACAATATTTTTTATAATAATACTTATTTATTTTTATAGACAAAAAGCTTTAAAAAAGGGGTGGATTAAAGTTTTGAGTATCTATCTAATATCTATTTTTTTTATTTTTAGTGTAGATTTTGTGTTTAATCACGTTTTTGAACAACGTCATAGAAATAGATTTAATATTTTATTAGGTAAAACACAAGATATTAAGAGTATTGGTTACAATACAAATCAATCTGTTATAACAATAGCATCAGGCGGATTAACAGGAAAAGGTTTTTTGGAGGGCGAACGAACTCAAGGAGATTTTGTGCCCGAGCAACAAACTGATTATATATTTACTATAGTAGGTGAAGAATGGGGATTTTTAGGCAGCGTTTTTGTGATACTTATATTTATCTTTTTTATACTACGGATAATCCATGTTGCAGAACGTCAAAAGTCTAAATTTAGCAGAGTATATGGTTATAGTATTGCAGCCATATTCTTTACCCATTTTGCTATAAATATTGGAATGGTTATTGGATTATTACCAACAATAGGAATTCCTTTACCTTTTTTTAGCTATGGAGGTTCCGCACTTTGGGGGTTTACAGTGCTACTCTTTATTTTTATACGATTAGATGCCAACCGATCTTATGAATGGTAA
- a CDS encoding rod shape-determining protein, which produces MGFFDFMTEDIAIDLGTANTLIIHDGKVIVDAPSIVARDRTTGKIIATGRAASLMQGKTHENIKTIRPLKDGVIADFEASEQMIKEFIKNIPSIKKRFFTPSLRMVICIPSGITEVEKRAVIDSAEHMNAKEIYLIHEPMAASIGIGIDIMQPKGNMIIDIGGGTTEIAVIALGGIVCDKSVKVAGDVFTSDIAYYMRTQHNLYVGERTAEKIKIQVGAATEDLETPPEDMLVQGRDLLSGKPKQIQISFREISKALDKSILRIEDAVMETLSKTPPELAADIYNTGIYLAGGGSMLRGLDKRLSRKTDLPVYVAEDPLRAVVRGTGIALKDLEKYKNVLMK; this is translated from the coding sequence ATGGGCTTTTTCGATTTTATGACCGAAGACATTGCCATTGATTTAGGTACTGCAAATACACTTATTATTCATGATGGTAAAGTAATTGTTGATGCCCCATCAATTGTTGCAAGAGATAGAACTACCGGTAAAATAATTGCAACTGGCAGAGCCGCAAGCTTAATGCAAGGAAAAACTCATGAAAACATAAAAACAATTAGGCCATTAAAAGATGGAGTAATTGCCGATTTTGAAGCTTCGGAACAAATGATAAAGGAATTTATCAAAAATATTCCAAGTATCAAAAAAAGATTCTTCACTCCATCATTACGTATGGTTATTTGTATTCCTTCAGGAATCACGGAAGTTGAAAAACGTGCAGTTATAGATTCTGCAGAACATATGAATGCAAAAGAAATTTATTTAATCCATGAACCAATGGCTGCCTCTATAGGTATTGGGATTGATATAATGCAACCAAAAGGAAATATGATAATTGATATAGGAGGAGGTACAACTGAAATTGCCGTAATTGCTTTAGGAGGTATTGTTTGTGATAAATCTGTTAAAGTTGCCGGAGATGTTTTTACTTCTGACATAGCCTATTATATGAGAACGCAACACAATCTATATGTTGGTGAAAGAACTGCTGAAAAAATAAAAATTCAAGTTGGAGCTGCTACTGAAGATTTAGAAACCCCTCCTGAAGATATGCTAGTACAAGGACGTGATTTGTTAAGTGGTAAACCTAAGCAAATCCAAATTTCTTTTAGAGAAATTTCAAAAGCTTTAGATAAATCTATTTTACGTATTGAAGATGCAGTAATGGAAACGCTTTCAAAAACACCTCCTGAATTAGCAGCAGACATTTATAATACAGGTATTTATTTAGCCGGTGGAGGTTCTATGCTTAGAGGTTTAGACAAACGTTTATCTAGAAAAACCGACTTACCTGTTTATGTTGCTGAAGACCCCTTAAGAGCGGTTGTTAGAGGTACCGGAATTGCTTTAAAAGATCTTGAAAAATACAAAAATGTATTGATGAAATAG
- a CDS encoding OmpP1/FadL family transporter → MRKLYLIVMLCITYISSAQTLSYNDIGVLFSQEKINGTARYNAMSGAFGALGGDLSSIETNPAGAAVFLKSEFAISLNIRNIQTTANFYGNSELTDNDYSNLSQAGGVFVFKNNSPNWGNVALAFNYSTINNFENFWTASGNSGFAPISDFYDSDPVVYINSDGQYFENFIDGKNNKYSFTIASQYNDNLYVGASISTYSIEHYQNVLIEEYNNDGNENTFDVSQTQELFTYGDGFSFNIGFISKPTNNIRFGLAYQSPVWYTLSEDFSEYDVTIFENDLNTFSENSGVNAFDYKLRTPSKLTGSFAYIFDKQGLISVDYIYKNYSNTKLSNARFVAENQEFSTNLESVGELRIGTEWRFKDISVRGGYNINKSPYKNALESDNYEGFSFGAGYKFKGGKLDFSYQKYNNTTASYNFYPQYNQINSTELDSNTSRFTATLVLNI, encoded by the coding sequence ATGAGAAAATTGTATTTAATTGTAATGCTATGCATTACCTACATATCTAGTGCGCAAACCCTAAGTTATAATGATATAGGTGTACTATTTTCACAAGAAAAAATAAATGGTACAGCGCGTTATAATGCAATGAGTGGAGCTTTTGGAGCTTTAGGTGGCGATTTATCTTCTATTGAAACAAACCCTGCTGGTGCTGCTGTGTTTTTAAAAAGTGAATTTGCAATTTCATTAAACATACGAAATATTCAAACTACAGCTAACTTTTACGGTAATAGTGAACTTACAGACAATGATTACTCAAATTTATCACAGGCTGGTGGCGTTTTTGTGTTCAAAAACAACAGCCCTAATTGGGGCAATGTAGCTTTGGCTTTTAATTACAGTACTATTAATAATTTTGAAAATTTTTGGACTGCAAGTGGCAATAGTGGTTTTGCTCCTATTTCTGATTTTTATGATAGTGATCCTGTTGTGTACATAAATTCTGATGGACAATATTTTGAAAATTTTATTGATGGTAAAAACAATAAATACTCATTCACTATTGCTTCACAATACAATGATAATTTATATGTTGGAGCCTCAATTAGCACATACAGCATAGAACATTATCAAAATGTACTTATTGAAGAATACAACAACGATGGAAATGAAAACACCTTTGACGTATCGCAAACTCAAGAATTATTTACCTATGGTGACGGTTTTTCTTTTAATATTGGTTTTATATCTAAACCAACTAATAATATTCGTTTTGGATTAGCTTACCAATCACCTGTTTGGTATACACTTTCTGAAGACTTTTCAGAATATGATGTTACTATTTTTGAAAACGATTTAAATACTTTTAGTGAAAATTCAGGGGTAAATGCTTTTGATTATAAATTGAGAACACCAAGCAAATTAACGGGAAGTTTTGCCTATATTTTTGATAAACAAGGCTTAATTAGTGTGGATTATATTTACAAAAATTACAGTAACACAAAATTAAGCAATGCTAGATTTGTTGCTGAAAATCAAGAGTTTAGCACTAATCTAGAAAGTGTAGGAGAATTGCGTATTGGTACAGAGTGGCGCTTTAAAGACATTTCTGTTAGAGGTGGTTATAACATAAATAAAAGCCCTTATAAAAACGCTTTAGAATCAGATAATTACGAAGGGTTTTCATTTGGCGCAGGATATAAATTTAAAGGAGGAAAATTAGATTTTTCATATCAAAAATATAATAACACCACCGCATCCTATAATTTTTATCCTCAATATAACCAGATAAATTCGACTGAATTAGACTCAAATACTTCAAGGTTTACTGCTACTCTGGTACTAAATATTTAA
- a CDS encoding GAF domain-containing protein, with the protein MNIPQLKKSITLIIEGDNTTSAKLQSICNYLKQEINYYDWVGFYFKNGDKKELKLAEYSGEPTEHTLIPFGKGICGQVAISNQNFIVPDVKAQQNYISCGFKVKSEIVIPILVNGENIGQIDIDSHTVNPFTKDDELLLEFVCEKVALLF; encoded by the coding sequence ATGAACATTCCTCAATTAAAAAAATCCATAACATTAATTATTGAAGGAGATAATACCACTTCTGCTAAACTTCAATCTATTTGTAATTATTTAAAGCAAGAAATTAATTATTATGATTGGGTTGGTTTTTATTTTAAAAACGGTGACAAAAAAGAATTAAAACTAGCTGAATATTCCGGAGAACCTACTGAGCATACATTAATTCCGTTTGGAAAAGGTATTTGCGGTCAAGTTGCTATTAGTAATCAAAATTTTATAGTTCCAGATGTAAAAGCGCAGCAAAATTATATTTCTTGTGGTTTTAAGGTAAAAAGTGAAATTGTAATTCCAATTTTAGTAAATGGAGAAAATATTGGTCAAATTGATATTGATTCCCATACTGTTAATCCATTTACAAAAGATGATGAATTATTACTTGAATTTGTATGTGAAAAAGTAGCTCTTCTATTTTAA
- the mreD gene encoding rod shape-determining protein MreD — MNNSIGLNSIRFIGLVLLQVLVLNHINLFSYINPFIYIIWVFLFPFRKNKSLLLIGSFLLGLSVDFFSDSGGVNAAATLFIAFVRLPILKTILRKSDFDFLLFNLRSIPFSKTFLYITTLTLIHHFIVFSLEYFSFNAFLSVFYNTIVTSIFTITLSVLGIVLFTKKK, encoded by the coding sequence ATGAATAATTCAATAGGCTTAAATAGTATTCGTTTTATTGGTTTAGTACTTTTACAAGTATTAGTTTTAAATCATATTAACTTATTTAGCTATATCAATCCCTTTATTTACATTATATGGGTATTCCTATTCCCTTTTAGAAAAAATAAAAGTTTACTTTTAATTGGTAGTTTTTTATTAGGTCTTTCAGTCGATTTTTTTTCAGATTCAGGAGGTGTTAATGCTGCAGCAACATTATTTATTGCCTTTGTAAGACTTCCTATACTTAAAACAATTTTGAGAAAATCTGATTTTGATTTTCTTCTTTTTAATCTTAGATCAATACCCTTTAGTAAAACATTTTTATACATTACAACTTTAACACTAATACACCACTTTATAGTATTTAGTTTAGAATATTTTAGTTTTAATGCTTTTTTATCTGTATTTTATAATACTATTGTTACAAGTATTTTTACCATAACTTTAAGTGTATTAGGTATTGTTTTATTTACTAAAAAGAAATAA
- the purH gene encoding bifunctional phosphoribosylaminoimidazolecarboxamide formyltransferase/IMP cyclohydrolase, with the protein MNTTKKAKSALISVFHKDGLAPLVKKLAELNITIYSTGGTEKFIKNLGIHVVPVEDLTSYPSILGGRVKTLHPKVFGGILSRRNNEDDLSQLKEYEIPEIDIVIVDLYPFEKTVKSGASKEDIIEKIDIGGISLIRAAAKNFKDVICVSSINQYHNFLQIITETNGETTLEQRKKFAAKAFAVSSHYDSAIFNYLNKEKLAFRESFDTVSTLRYGENPHQKGYFFGDLDALFEKLHGKELSYNNLLDVDAAVNLIQEFKNDTPTFAILKHNNACGLAQRDTLIQAYLDALAGDPISAFGGVLISNKEIDVETANEIHKLFCEVVIAPSFNSEALKILKGKKNRIILVQKNIELPKTQYRTALNGILFQDKDNKTDDISVTKTSTLKEPTSKEMEDLFFASKICKHTKSNTIVLVKNKQLISSGTGQTSRVDALNQSITKANHFKFNLNGAVMASDAFFPFPDCVEIADNAGIKAIIQPGGSIKDQLSIDYCNEHAMSMIFTGTRHFKH; encoded by the coding sequence ATGAACACTACTAAAAAAGCTAAATCTGCACTTATTTCAGTTTTTCACAAAGACGGCTTAGCCCCTCTTGTTAAGAAACTAGCAGAGCTCAACATTACAATATACTCAACTGGAGGGACTGAAAAATTTATTAAAAATCTAGGCATTCATGTTGTTCCTGTTGAAGATTTAACTTCATATCCTTCTATTTTAGGAGGTAGAGTAAAAACACTACACCCAAAAGTTTTTGGAGGAATATTATCCAGACGCAACAATGAAGATGATTTATCACAATTAAAAGAATATGAAATTCCTGAAATTGATATTGTAATTGTTGATTTATATCCGTTTGAAAAAACAGTTAAAAGTGGTGCTTCTAAAGAAGACATTATCGAAAAAATTGATATTGGCGGTATTTCACTAATTAGAGCTGCAGCAAAAAATTTTAAAGATGTTATTTGCGTTTCTTCAATAAATCAATATCATAATTTCTTGCAAATAATTACTGAAACTAATGGTGAAACAACACTAGAACAACGCAAAAAATTTGCAGCAAAAGCATTTGCTGTTTCTAGTCATTATGATAGTGCTATTTTTAATTATTTGAATAAAGAAAAACTCGCTTTTAGAGAAAGTTTTGATACAGTTTCAACACTACGCTATGGAGAAAACCCTCATCAAAAAGGGTACTTTTTTGGTGATTTAGATGCTTTATTTGAAAAACTTCATGGTAAAGAACTCTCTTACAATAACCTATTAGATGTTGATGCTGCTGTAAATTTAATTCAAGAATTTAAAAATGACACTCCTACTTTTGCCATTTTAAAACACAATAATGCCTGTGGTTTAGCTCAAAGAGATACGCTTATACAAGCTTATTTAGATGCTTTAGCAGGCGATCCTATTTCTGCTTTTGGTGGTGTTTTAATTTCAAACAAAGAAATTGATGTTGAAACCGCTAATGAAATACATAAACTTTTTTGCGAAGTTGTAATTGCTCCAAGCTTTAACAGTGAAGCTTTAAAAATATTAAAAGGTAAGAAAAACAGAATTATTTTAGTTCAAAAAAATATTGAATTACCAAAGACTCAATATAGAACTGCACTTAATGGCATTCTTTTCCAAGATAAGGACAACAAAACAGATGATATTAGCGTTACCAAAACTTCTACTTTAAAAGAACCTACAAGTAAAGAAATGGAAGATTTATTTTTTGCGTCTAAGATATGTAAACATACCAAATCAAATACAATTGTTTTGGTGAAAAACAAACAGTTAATTTCAAGTGGCACTGGTCAAACTAGCCGTGTTGATGCTTTAAATCAATCTATTACTAAAGCCAATCACTTTAAATTTAATTTAAATGGAGCTGTAATGGCAAGTGATGCGTTTTTCCCATTTCCAGATTGTGTTGAAATTGCAGATAATGCTGGAATTAAAGCAATAATTCAACCTGGAGGCTCAATTAAAGATCAATTATCAATTGATTATTGTAACGAACACGCAATGTCAATGATATTTACAGGAACACGTCATTTTAAACACTAA
- the mreC gene encoding rod shape-determining protein MreC, giving the protein MQQIIYFIKKFRYFLLFLLLEILAIIFTVQHHSYHTSKFVNSANFISGGIYNKVNSINEYFLLKSENKILSEENVRLKNLLEQKQIDHPTEEIFTVIDSLKYFQKYQYYSAKIINNNYTKRNNTLTLNKGTKHGLISDLGVINNKGIIGVIENTSSNYSTVISILNENSKINVHLKNSNHFGTLIWNGEDYNITQIVDIPRQAILKIGDTVVTGGKSVIFPEGINVGIIKDFTFENNQYQKINVLLFNDMSAIGYVEVIKNLQKIEQKNLEQQVDNE; this is encoded by the coding sequence ATGCAGCAAATAATTTATTTTATTAAAAAATTCAGATACTTTCTGCTGTTCTTATTGCTGGAAATTTTAGCTATAATTTTTACTGTACAACATCATTCTTATCACACAAGTAAATTTGTCAATTCTGCAAATTTTATTAGTGGAGGAATTTATAATAAAGTTAATTCTATAAATGAGTATTTTCTTTTAAAATCTGAAAATAAGATTTTAAGTGAAGAAAATGTAAGATTAAAAAATTTACTAGAACAAAAACAAATAGATCATCCTACTGAAGAAATTTTTACGGTAATTGATTCTTTAAAATATTTTCAAAAATATCAATACTACAGCGCTAAAATTATAAATAATAATTATACAAAAAGAAATAATACCTTAACTCTAAACAAAGGAACTAAGCACGGTTTAATCTCTGATTTAGGTGTAATAAACAACAAAGGTATAATTGGTGTAATTGAAAATACATCCTCCAATTATTCAACTGTTATTTCTATTTTAAATGAAAATTCTAAAATTAATGTACATTTAAAAAACAGCAACCACTTTGGCACTTTAATTTGGAATGGAGAAGATTATAACATCACACAAATTGTTGATATCCCTAGACAAGCTATACTTAAAATTGGAGATACCGTTGTAACAGGTGGAAAATCAGTTATATTCCCTGAAGGTATTAATGTAGGAATTATAAAAGATTTTACATTTGAAAATAATCAATATCAGAAAATAAATGTATTGTTGTTTAATGATATGAGTGCTATTGGATATGTTGAGGTAATAAAAAATCTTCAAAAAATTGAACAAAAAAATCTAGAACAACAAGTTGATAATGAATAA
- the rpsT gene encoding 30S ribosomal protein S20 has product MANHKSALKRIRSNRVKQIRNKYQHKTTRNAVRNLRASTEKKEAEEMFPKVVAMLDKLAKSNIIHKNKASNIKSKLAKHVATL; this is encoded by the coding sequence ATGGCAAATCATAAGTCAGCATTAAAGAGAATTAGAAGTAATCGCGTTAAGCAAATAAGAAATAAATATCAGCATAAAACAACACGTAATGCTGTTAGAAATTTGCGAGCATCAACTGAGAAAAAAGAAGCTGAAGAGATGTTTCCAAAAGTAGTGGCGATGCTTGATAAATTGGCTAAAAGTAATATTATCCATAAAAATAAAGCAAGTAACATAAAATCTAAGTTAGCAAAGCACGTAGCAACGCTATAA
- the proS gene encoding proline--tRNA ligase produces MSKKLTKREDDYSKWYNELVVRADLAENSGVRGCMVIKPYGYAIWEKMQAELDKKFKETGHENAYFPLFIPKSYLSKEAAHVDGFAKECAVVTHYRLKNAEDGSGLIVDPEAKLEEELIVRPTSETIIWDTYKRWIQSYRDLPLLINQWANVVRWEMRTRLFLRTAEFLWQEGHTAHATKNEAVEEAELILDIYANFAENFMAMPVVKGLKTESERFAGAIETYCIEGLMQDGKALQAGTSHFLGQNFAKAFDVQFTSKEGKKEYVWASSWGVSTRLMGALIMTHSDDLGLVLPPNLAPIQVVIIPIHRNDEQLDAISIKVNEIVKELRAKGVSVKFDNRTTYKPGWKFAEYELKGVPLRIAMGPRDLENGTLEIARRDTLKKENISQSDVVNYVEVTLKEIQENLYNKALNYRENHITEVNSFEEFKEVLEKKGGFISAHWDGTVETEEKIKDLTKASIRCIPLNNSVEEGKCILTGNKSTQRVLFAKAY; encoded by the coding sequence ATGAGTAAGAAATTAACAAAGAGAGAAGATGACTATTCAAAATGGTATAACGAGCTAGTTGTAAGGGCTGATTTAGCTGAAAATTCGGGTGTGAGAGGTTGTATGGTTATTAAACCTTACGGATATGCAATTTGGGAGAAAATGCAAGCTGAATTGGATAAAAAATTTAAAGAAACTGGTCATGAAAATGCGTATTTCCCGTTATTTATTCCAAAATCATATTTAAGTAAAGAAGCTGCTCATGTAGATGGGTTTGCAAAAGAATGCGCTGTAGTAACGCATTACCGTCTTAAAAATGCGGAAGATGGAAGTGGATTAATTGTTGATCCTGAAGCTAAATTAGAAGAAGAATTAATTGTTAGACCAACATCTGAAACAATTATTTGGGATACTTATAAAAGATGGATTCAATCATATAGAGATTTGCCTTTGCTAATAAATCAGTGGGCAAATGTTGTGCGTTGGGAAATGCGTACACGTTTATTTTTACGTACTGCAGAATTTTTGTGGCAAGAAGGCCATACAGCTCATGCAACCAAAAATGAAGCAGTTGAAGAAGCAGAGTTAATATTAGATATCTATGCCAATTTTGCTGAAAACTTTATGGCAATGCCAGTTGTAAAAGGATTAAAAACAGAGAGTGAGCGTTTTGCAGGTGCTATTGAAACATATTGTATTGAAGGTTTAATGCAAGATGGAAAAGCATTACAAGCAGGAACATCACACTTTTTAGGTCAAAATTTCGCAAAAGCTTTTGATGTTCAGTTTACTTCAAAAGAAGGAAAAAAAGAATATGTTTGGGCTAGTTCTTGGGGCGTTTCAACACGTTTAATGGGAGCTTTAATTATGACTCATTCAGATGATTTAGGTTTAGTACTTCCTCCAAATTTAGCTCCAATTCAAGTTGTAATTATTCCTATTCATAGAAATGATGAACAGTTAGATGCCATTTCAATAAAAGTTAATGAAATTGTAAAAGAATTGAGAGCAAAAGGAGTTTCTGTAAAATTTGATAATAGAACAACCTACAAACCAGGCTGGAAGTTTGCTGAATATGAATTAAAAGGTGTGCCATTGAGAATTGCAATGGGTCCAAGAGATTTAGAAAATGGAACACTTGAAATAGCACGTAGAGATACCCTTAAGAAAGAAAATATTTCTCAAAGTGATGTAGTTAATTACGTTGAAGTAACATTGAAAGAAATACAAGAAAATTTATACAATAAGGCATTAAATTATAGAGAGAATCATATAACTGAAGTGAATTCATTTGAAGAGTTTAAAGAAGTTTTAGAGAAAAAAGGAGGGTTTATTTCTGCTCATTGGGATGGGACAGTTGAAACAGAAGAAAAAATTAAAGATTTAACAAAAGCAAGTATTCGATGCATTCCTTTAAATAATAGCGTTGAAGAAGGAAAATGCATTTTAACAGGTAATAAATCTACGCAAAGAGTATTATTTGCCAAAGCCTATTAA